From Vallitalea longa, one genomic window encodes:
- a CDS encoding helix-turn-helix domain-containing protein yields MDCEKIGSLIRTLRLEKNMTQKNLADELNLSDKAISKWERGLGLPDVSLLPSLSDVLGVNIREMLNGDLMENESVGGNMKNLKYYICPICGNVTVSTGNITMACCGRNVENDEPKKAKGNEMMTVEIIEDDWFITSSHPMAKDNYISFTAFVMSEKIEVIKHYPEWNLQLRIPRYGHGKLIWYCRKDGLLYQLL; encoded by the coding sequence ATGGATTGCGAAAAGATTGGTTCTCTGATTCGTACTTTGCGTTTAGAAAAGAACATGACTCAAAAGAATTTGGCTGATGAATTGAATCTAAGTGATAAAGCTATCTCTAAATGGGAGCGGGGACTTGGGTTGCCAGATGTATCATTACTCCCTAGTCTATCAGATGTTCTGGGAGTAAATATTAGAGAAATGCTTAATGGAGACTTGATGGAAAATGAATCTGTAGGAGGAAACATGAAAAATCTAAAATACTATATATGCCCCATATGTGGAAATGTAACTGTTAGTACAGGTAATATTACTATGGCATGTTGTGGAAGAAATGTTGAAAATGATGAACCCAAGAAAGCAAAAGGAAATGAGATGATGACAGTTGAAATAATTGAAGATGACTGGTTCATAACAAGCAGTCATCCTATGGCAAAAGACAATTATATATCATTTACAGCTTTTGTTATGAGTGAGAAAATCGAGGTAATCAAACATTATCCCGAATGGAATCTACAATTACGTATTCCTAGATATGGACATGGAAAGCTTATATGGTATTGCCGAAAAGACGGATTGTTGTACCAACTATTATAA
- a CDS encoding transglutaminase domain-containing protein, translated as MNSIRVPIPKIDFNPPKYYCKRATKPFVLDGNLDKEFWDDAPFTRLFVDIEGDSKEKPYMDTQVKMLWDDDNMYFGGILYGDEIWATLTERDSVIFQDNDFEIFIDPDSDTHGYFEFEMNALNTVWDLFLTKPYRDEGGRPLNGWDIKGLQSAVKINGSINEINPDNKYWMVEVVIPFDALKEMAPKSQKPVVGDYYRVNFSRVQWHVDVIDGKYVKKDRPEENWVWSPTGLINIHYPELWGFVFFTENGEAMDIPEVEYLKWELRKYYYYEHRYYDRYGSFTTDIFALEMEMESSIYPRIEISSSSFEISCFTEDGSQQVIIYEDGRTTVSGQAEYEEKLRKVPYSFMCKMNESEQECMKFLYKYMPLSDIADYDPEVFLQFCRHSLWVKGNMPWGNIIDKDDFLNYVLQFRVNNEDIEFYSSRFYEELAPRIKGMTMEEAAIEVNYWCFEKATYQSTDSRTGSPFTVINNAYGRCGEESTFVVAALRSVGIPARQCYTPRWCHCDDNHAWVEVYTEKGWRFLGACEPENKLNHGWFRLPASKAMLIHSRVLSTCCADEVITKQTERMTEINVLSHYAKTKKIIVSIVDENECPVQDAIVRFEVVNYCEFYPIAQLKTDDHGNVTFVTGLGDLMIYVHKGKSFTYEKMDVSNKENITLILKDKTYMPTGTEKWTMVPPIGGVDEEIPYTDEESAAQKRRNDNAIDKRKNFEETFFDEITSKEKAKEYPILHEGISDCLMKARGNHKEILTFLDNTPEDELYWKVKMLRALPQKDISDVLATELEEHFTYSIKYKDDCEENIFVEYVMNPRTWIEKIRKYRKEIMEFFTEEQQRYFREEPLELRKWINSNFRLIDDKEYSNLCTSIKGMIRVRGGNKISHKIFFVAVLRSLGVPARLEKSDGKLAYHNNGKWNYIYEDNKIDKKEFGKLILTGDNNVEYYKNYTVSRFENGCYKTLDLDEIEWVDNEVEYYLEEGYYRVITANRQHDESNKVRVVHCKITSNHSTEVPLIFEKSHNEKGQVPVKDYSLITNNKEKDSLHNLLDTDNIVCWIRPGEEPTEHLLNEFIELKEKFRKLSTNVILLINNEDEYDDKTLKKACKELPELKVLIESSLELDDIYVGFNMKDCRLPLVLITHKEIAGFGWCGYQVGIGQLLIESINE; from the coding sequence ATGAATTCAATAAGAGTACCAATACCTAAGATTGATTTTAATCCACCAAAATATTATTGTAAGCGGGCAACGAAGCCTTTTGTTCTTGATGGAAACCTTGATAAAGAGTTCTGGGATGATGCACCGTTCACAAGACTTTTCGTAGATATTGAAGGAGACAGTAAAGAAAAACCTTATATGGATACCCAAGTCAAAATGCTATGGGACGACGATAATATGTATTTTGGTGGAATTCTATATGGAGACGAAATATGGGCTACGTTAACAGAAAGAGACAGCGTAATATTTCAGGATAATGATTTCGAGATATTCATTGATCCTGATTCTGATACTCATGGGTATTTTGAATTTGAAATGAACGCTCTTAATACTGTATGGGATCTGTTTCTGACCAAGCCTTACCGTGACGAAGGAGGAAGACCTCTGAATGGATGGGATATCAAAGGTCTTCAGTCAGCTGTAAAGATTAATGGAAGTATTAATGAAATAAATCCTGATAATAAATATTGGATGGTAGAAGTTGTAATACCTTTTGATGCTCTTAAGGAAATGGCACCAAAATCTCAAAAGCCTGTTGTAGGTGATTATTACAGGGTGAATTTTTCAAGAGTTCAATGGCATGTAGATGTTATTGATGGAAAATACGTTAAAAAAGATAGACCTGAAGAAAATTGGGTTTGGTCGCCAACTGGTTTGATTAACATACATTACCCAGAGTTATGGGGCTTCGTCTTCTTCACTGAAAATGGAGAGGCTATGGATATTCCAGAAGTAGAGTATCTAAAATGGGAGCTGAGAAAGTATTATTATTATGAACATAGATATTATGATAGATATGGTAGTTTTACCACAGATATTTTTGCCTTAGAGATGGAGATGGAAAGTTCTATTTATCCTAGAATTGAAATTTCCAGCAGCAGTTTTGAAATCTCTTGCTTTACAGAAGATGGCAGCCAGCAAGTAATAATATATGAAGACGGTAGAACCACAGTATCAGGGCAAGCAGAGTATGAAGAGAAATTACGTAAAGTGCCTTATTCATTTATGTGTAAAATGAATGAGTCTGAGCAAGAGTGTATGAAATTCTTGTACAAATATATGCCACTATCGGATATTGCAGATTATGACCCAGAAGTATTTCTACAATTTTGTAGGCACAGCCTTTGGGTAAAGGGAAATATGCCTTGGGGTAACATTATTGATAAAGATGACTTCCTCAATTATGTGTTGCAATTCCGAGTCAACAATGAGGATATAGAATTTTATAGTTCAAGGTTTTATGAGGAATTAGCACCTAGAATTAAAGGAATGACTATGGAAGAGGCAGCTATAGAAGTCAATTACTGGTGTTTTGAAAAAGCAACTTATCAGTCAACGGATTCAAGAACAGGTTCTCCTTTTACAGTAATCAATAATGCTTATGGTAGATGTGGTGAAGAATCAACTTTTGTAGTAGCAGCACTTAGAAGTGTGGGTATCCCAGCAAGACAATGCTATACTCCTAGGTGGTGTCATTGTGATGACAATCATGCTTGGGTAGAAGTCTATACAGAAAAGGGATGGCGATTCTTAGGAGCTTGTGAACCAGAGAATAAGTTGAATCATGGTTGGTTCAGATTGCCTGCATCCAAGGCAATGCTTATACACAGTCGAGTACTATCTACTTGTTGTGCTGATGAAGTGATTACCAAACAAACTGAACGTATGACAGAGATCAACGTCTTATCTCATTATGCTAAGACTAAGAAAATTATTGTTTCAATTGTAGATGAAAATGAATGTCCAGTGCAGGATGCAATCGTTAGATTTGAGGTAGTCAATTATTGTGAATTTTATCCTATTGCTCAGTTGAAAACTGATGATCATGGTAATGTAACGTTTGTTACTGGACTTGGTGATCTGATGATCTATGTGCATAAAGGGAAGTCTTTTACTTATGAGAAAATGGATGTTTCCAATAAAGAGAATATCACTCTCATATTGAAAGATAAAACATATATGCCAACAGGAACAGAAAAATGGACAATGGTTCCACCCATAGGTGGAGTAGATGAAGAGATACCTTATACAGATGAAGAGAGTGCAGCACAAAAGAGAAGGAACGACAATGCTATAGATAAGAGAAAAAACTTTGAAGAAACATTTTTCGATGAAATAACTAGTAAAGAAAAAGCAAAGGAATACCCTATTCTTCATGAAGGAATATCTGATTGCTTAATGAAGGCTAGAGGAAATCATAAAGAGATATTGACGTTCTTGGATAATACTCCTGAGGATGAACTGTATTGGAAGGTAAAAATGTTAAGAGCCCTACCTCAAAAAGATATATCTGATGTGTTGGCAACAGAATTAGAGGAACATTTTACTTATTCAATTAAGTACAAGGATGATTGCGAGGAAAATATTTTCGTGGAGTATGTGATGAATCCTAGAACTTGGATTGAGAAAATTAGAAAGTATAGAAAAGAGATTATGGAATTTTTTACAGAAGAACAGCAAAGATATTTTAGAGAAGAACCACTTGAATTAAGAAAATGGATAAACTCTAATTTCCGCCTGATTGATGACAAGGAATATTCGAATCTATGTACGTCTATAAAAGGAATGATTAGAGTAAGAGGCGGGAATAAAATATCACATAAGATATTCTTCGTTGCTGTACTTCGTTCATTAGGTGTTCCAGCTAGGCTTGAAAAGTCCGATGGAAAATTAGCTTATCATAACAATGGAAAATGGAATTATATATATGAAGACAATAAGATAGATAAAAAGGAATTTGGCAAGTTGATATTAACAGGTGATAATAATGTAGAATACTATAAAAACTATACTGTATCACGTTTTGAAAATGGTTGTTATAAAACTTTAGATTTGGATGAAATAGAATGGGTTGATAATGAAGTAGAATATTACTTGGAAGAGGGTTATTATAGAGTGATTACAGCTAATAGACAGCATGATGAATCTAATAAAGTTCGTGTTGTTCATTGTAAAATCACAAGCAATCATTCAACTGAAGTACCACTAATTTTTGAAAAAAGTCACAATGAAAAAGGACAAGTGCCTGTTAAAGATTACTCGCTTATCACTAATAACAAAGAAAAAGATAGTTTACATAATCTATTGGATACAGATAATATAGTATGCTGGATCAGGCCAGGGGAAGAACCTACAGAGCATCTACTTAATGAATTCATAGAATTGAAGGAGAAATTTCGTAAGCTATCTACAAATGTTATTCTACTTATAAATAACGAGGATGAGTATGATGATAAGACTTTAAAGAAAGCTTGTAAAGAATTACCAGAACTAAAAGTTTTAATTGAATCAAGCTTAGAATTAGACGATATATATGTTGGATTCAATATGAAAGATTGTAGATTACCGTTAGTGTTGATTACACATAAGGAGATTGCAGGATTTGGATGGTGTGGTTATCAGGTTGGAATTGGACAGTTGCTTATAGAAAGTATTAACGAATAG
- a CDS encoding LacI family DNA-binding transcriptional regulator — protein MKKIKKVTMQDIADELGVSKVTISKALNDKDGVGPELKEQILQKAEEFGYRISKISKDKVKNIAIFLDHKYFGEDTKAYFYVKIYQMITKHLSEIGYIGILTTVDPMNHAKELEQIINGQNIDGIIILGNLENDFLAKVRKTRLPKVFVDYYDELSDTDCVLSENIYSTYEITKHLLNYGHRDIGFVGSISVTQSILDRYLGYSRALMEKRIPIRQDWVIDDRSSYNEAIEFEFPEEMPTAFVCNCDETAHRLIKSLKQLGYKVPEEISIVSFDNDIYADICEPKLTTVAVDIEGIARTAVKIVKRKVETSPNYTKGISMINGKIIYRDSVVRVK, from the coding sequence ATGAAGAAAATCAAAAAAGTTACTATGCAGGATATAGCTGATGAATTAGGAGTTAGTAAAGTAACAATCTCTAAAGCTTTAAATGATAAAGATGGCGTTGGGCCAGAATTGAAAGAACAAATTTTACAAAAAGCTGAGGAATTTGGTTATCGTATATCCAAAATATCAAAAGATAAAGTAAAAAATATCGCTATATTTTTGGATCATAAGTATTTTGGGGAAGATACTAAAGCATATTTTTACGTAAAAATTTATCAAATGATAACTAAGCATTTAAGCGAGATTGGTTATATTGGAATACTAACAACGGTGGATCCTATGAATCATGCTAAGGAACTGGAACAAATCATTAATGGGCAAAACATTGATGGTATAATAATTCTTGGAAATCTAGAGAATGATTTTTTAGCAAAAGTTAGAAAGACTAGGTTACCAAAAGTGTTTGTTGATTATTATGATGAACTTTCAGATACTGACTGTGTTCTTTCGGAAAATATTTATAGCACATATGAGATTACGAAACATCTATTGAATTATGGACATCGTGATATTGGTTTTGTAGGTTCGATATCTGTAACCCAGAGTATATTAGATAGATATCTAGGATATTCAAGAGCGTTGATGGAAAAAAGGATTCCTATAAGACAGGATTGGGTTATTGATGATAGGAGCTCTTATAATGAAGCTATTGAATTTGAATTTCCAGAAGAAATGCCAACAGCTTTTGTATGTAACTGTGATGAAACAGCGCATCGTTTGATTAAGAGCTTGAAACAGCTAGGATATAAAGTTCCAGAGGAAATTTCTATTGTAAGTTTCGATAACGATATCTATGCCGATATATGTGAACCAAAACTAACGACTGTTGCTGTAGATATTGAAGGTATAGCAAGGACTGCTGTAAAGATAGTCAAACGAAAAGTAGAAACTTCCCCTAATTACACAAAAGGCATATCAATGATTAATGGTAAAATCATTTATAGAGATTCGGTGGTAAGAGTTAAGTAG
- a CDS encoding alpha-L-fucosidase has product MAKLEDMEEKQGIEDKEDVVEEGVHNYSTEEYYVAPTDPKVLQKLEWFQDQKLALMMHWGVYSQLGIVESWALSDADAEWSRNCIDWEVTGEEFKKQYFDLNKTFNPIRFQPEKWAEIAQEAGMKYFIFTTKHHDGFCMWDTKYSDYKITNEDCPFHTHRYADVCAHLFEAFRKKGIGIATYFSKADWHIDSYWNTKFEKGSYQNRGPSYNPSEYPEEWERFVQFTGNQIMELGTKYGKIDIMWFDAGWVCKQNNQDIRLGEVIDKIRKFQPGMLCADRTVGGAYENYVTPEQCVPDKPLNIPWESNITLGNSFAYSYEDDYKDPREIVNLLIDIVAKGGNLAINVAPQPDGRLPQKAICSLKGLGKWLKIYGDAIYGTRACKPYKKDGIAFTKKDDVVYAIQGFSDETDSVAKEVFIPYEGNVKEIRCFKTNKALEYNKKENGYMIHLPEYESDEAPYARVFSLI; this is encoded by the coding sequence ATGGCTAAATTAGAAGATATGGAAGAAAAGCAAGGAATAGAAGATAAAGAGGATGTAGTAGAAGAAGGTGTCCATAATTATAGTACAGAAGAATACTATGTAGCTCCAACAGATCCAAAAGTACTTCAAAAGTTGGAATGGTTTCAAGATCAGAAGCTGGCTTTAATGATGCACTGGGGAGTTTATTCACAACTTGGGATTGTAGAATCCTGGGCGCTTAGTGATGCTGATGCTGAATGGTCAAGAAATTGTATTGATTGGGAAGTTACAGGAGAAGAATTCAAAAAGCAGTATTTTGATCTTAATAAAACATTTAATCCCATTCGTTTTCAACCAGAGAAATGGGCTGAAATAGCGCAAGAAGCAGGAATGAAATATTTCATATTCACCACCAAGCATCACGATGGATTCTGTATGTGGGATACGAAATATTCAGATTATAAAATAACTAATGAAGATTGCCCTTTTCACACTCATAGATATGCGGATGTTTGCGCTCATCTTTTTGAAGCTTTCCGTAAAAAGGGAATCGGTATAGCTACCTATTTTTCTAAGGCTGATTGGCATATAGATAGCTATTGGAATACTAAGTTCGAGAAAGGAAGCTATCAGAATAGAGGACCATCTTATAATCCATCTGAATATCCAGAGGAATGGGAACGATTTGTACAGTTTACTGGGAATCAGATTATGGAGCTAGGAACTAAATATGGAAAGATTGATATCATGTGGTTTGATGCTGGTTGGGTTTGTAAACAAAACAATCAAGATATAAGATTAGGCGAAGTAATCGATAAGATTAGGAAATTCCAACCGGGGATGCTATGTGCAGATAGAACTGTTGGAGGTGCTTATGAGAATTATGTAACACCAGAACAGTGTGTGCCAGATAAACCACTGAATATTCCTTGGGAAAGTAATATAACTCTAGGAAATTCATTCGCATATTCTTATGAAGATGATTATAAAGATCCAAGAGAAATTGTGAATCTTCTTATAGATATAGTTGCCAAAGGTGGTAACTTAGCCATCAATGTCGCTCCTCAGCCAGATGGACGATTACCCCAGAAAGCCATATGTTCATTAAAGGGTTTAGGAAAATGGTTAAAGATATATGGTGATGCCATCTATGGTACAAGAGCATGTAAGCCATATAAAAAAGATGGTATTGCTTTTACCAAGAAAGATGACGTAGTATATGCAATTCAAGGATTCAGTGATGAAACAGATAGTGTTGCAAAAGAAGTATTTATTCCCTATGAAGGAAATGTTAAAGAAATTAGATGCTTTAAAACTAATAAAGCGCTTGAATATAATAAAAAAGAAAATGGGTATATGATTCATCTACCAGAATATGAATCTGATGAAGCACCATATGCAAGAGTTTTCAGTTTAATATAA
- a CDS encoding glycoside hydrolase family 18 protein, protein MTQIHLIGYLSLKDLKYFKEEDIKKSEIINLAFAKIVEGKVISDVSDYLSYIIKARTINPNIRFVLSIGGWGAGGFSTASKTAKSRKKLIESAIDIVEEASLDGIDIDWEYPCISIAGIDAAKEDKENFTHLIKEFRMNLDRRDMHNALLTIAAAGDEYFTRCTRMDEIHQYLDYIQLMTYDLRGGFTVVTGHHANLYSCELDLSRVSADKAVRNYLKAGVPTGKLVLGAAFYSRMWKGVPNVQNGLMQMAKTTGGYGPDFHDLLTGYINKNGFTRYWDSQAKAPYLFNGDCFISYEDQDSIYYKLDYIRQRGLYGLMYWEYGTDISGTLLSFIDKERKNCLTGSEKEEKVNGEMVSRS, encoded by the coding sequence ATGACCCAAATACATTTAATAGGTTATTTATCATTAAAAGACCTCAAATATTTCAAAGAAGAAGATATAAAAAAATCTGAGATTATTAATCTGGCATTTGCAAAAATAGTAGAAGGTAAAGTTATTTCTGATGTAAGTGACTATCTATCATATATTATAAAAGCAAGAACTATAAATCCTAATATCCGTTTCGTTCTATCTATTGGAGGATGGGGTGCAGGAGGATTTTCGACAGCTTCTAAAACAGCAAAAAGCAGAAAGAAATTGATAGAATCAGCTATAGATATTGTCGAAGAAGCTTCTCTTGATGGAATTGACATTGATTGGGAATATCCATGTATCAGTATCGCTGGAATCGATGCAGCAAAAGAGGATAAAGAGAATTTTACCCATTTGATAAAAGAGTTTCGTATGAACCTAGATAGAAGAGACATGCATAATGCATTGCTAACTATTGCTGCCGCAGGGGATGAATATTTTACTCGTTGTACTAGGATGGATGAGATTCATCAGTATCTTGATTATATTCAATTGATGACTTATGACTTACGTGGAGGTTTCACAGTTGTTACAGGACATCATGCCAATTTATATAGTTGTGAATTGGATTTATCCAGAGTAAGTGCTGATAAAGCTGTAAGAAATTATTTGAAAGCCGGAGTACCAACAGGCAAATTAGTTCTCGGTGCTGCGTTTTATTCTAGAATGTGGAAAGGAGTCCCTAACGTCCAGAATGGATTAATGCAGATGGCGAAAACAACAGGAGGATATGGACCTGATTTCCATGATTTATTAACGGGATATATTAATAAAAACGGATTCACAAGATATTGGGACAGTCAAGCAAAAGCACCCTACTTATTTAATGGAGATTGCTTTATCAGTTATGAAGACCAAGATTCTATTTATTATAAATTAGATTACATAAGGCAACGGGGACTATATGGTTTAATGTATTGGGAATATGGGACAGATATAAGTGGAACTCTCTTGAGTTTTATTGATAAAGAAAGAAAAAATTGTTTAACAGGTAGTGAAAAGGAGGAAAAAGTTAATGGAGAAATGGTTTCAAGAAGCTAA
- a CDS encoding alpha-L-fucosidase, translating to MEKWFQEAKLGIFIHYGIYAVDGVSESWSFYHNRVPYGKYMKQLDGFTASTFDADHWADIIAKSGAKYAVLTTKHHDGVALFDTEYSDLSVVKRTPAKRDIIKEYAEAIKKKGIRCGMYFSLLDWSHPDYASVYEDGEVPENLSDVNKYSYPIDGKQDFEAWERFLKFNNNQLREVLSNYGKVDLLWFDGDWERSAKMWNLPEFKDYLKSFNDKLIINSRLQGYGDYKTPEQGLPITRPEGPWEFCTTINCSWGYVPQDNHYKSLNQLIRMFCDCITMGGNMLLDIGPKEDGTIVPKEEELLIGIGNWIRDNEEAIFGTKEGIMTRYYLGGSTMSQDEETLYLFVYDNPKEHICLKGLCNKVKRATVLHSGKEIDYEIHGGVPWFDIPGTMWFDLTPEDCHENVTVLKIEVEGKIEMYGGSGAVVTHN from the coding sequence ATGGAGAAATGGTTTCAAGAAGCTAAATTAGGAATATTTATTCACTATGGAATATATGCAGTAGATGGAGTTTCGGAGTCATGGTCATTCTATCATAACCGTGTTCCTTACGGAAAATATATGAAACAGCTTGATGGATTTACTGCTTCTACATTTGATGCAGACCATTGGGCTGACATTATAGCAAAATCAGGGGCAAAATATGCAGTATTGACAACCAAACATCATGATGGTGTAGCACTCTTTGACACTGAGTATAGTGACCTTAGTGTAGTGAAAAGAACTCCTGCCAAAAGGGATATCATCAAAGAATATGCAGAGGCCATCAAGAAAAAAGGAATCAGATGTGGTATGTATTTTTCCCTTCTTGATTGGTCACATCCGGATTATGCTAGTGTGTATGAAGATGGAGAAGTACCAGAAAACCTGTCGGATGTAAATAAATATTCTTATCCGATAGATGGGAAACAGGATTTTGAAGCATGGGAAAGATTTTTGAAATTCAACAATAATCAGTTGAGAGAAGTTCTGAGCAATTACGGAAAGGTGGATCTGTTATGGTTTGATGGAGACTGGGAACGAAGTGCGAAGATGTGGAATCTGCCAGAGTTCAAAGACTATCTGAAATCATTCAATGATAAGCTGATAATCAATTCCAGGCTACAAGGATATGGAGACTATAAGACACCTGAACAAGGACTTCCTATTACAAGACCCGAAGGCCCTTGGGAATTCTGTACCACGATTAATTGTTCGTGGGGATATGTTCCACAAGATAACCATTACAAATCCCTTAATCAATTGATACGTATGTTTTGCGATTGTATAACTATGGGTGGGAATATGCTATTGGATATTGGTCCGAAAGAAGATGGAACCATCGTACCTAAGGAAGAAGAGCTTCTTATAGGTATTGGTAACTGGATACGTGATAATGAGGAAGCCATATTCGGTACGAAAGAAGGTATAATGACCAGATATTATCTGGGAGGTTCTACAATGTCTCAAGATGAAGAGACACTGTATCTATTTGTATATGATAATCCAAAAGAACACATATGCCTGAAGGGATTATGCAATAAGGTGAAAAGAGCTACTGTGCTACATTCTGGAAAAGAGATAGACTATGAAATTCATGGTGGTGTACCTTGGTTTGATATACCTGGAACCATGTGGTTTGACTTAACTCCAGAAGATTGTCATGAAAACGTAACTGTTCTTAAGATAGAAGTTGAAGGAAAAATTGAGATGTATGGCGGCAGTGGAGCTGTTGTAACACATAACTAG
- a CDS encoding glycoside hydrolase family 130 protein → MTKIVGDILENIPWQERASKDSMPIWRYSKNPIINRNEIPSSNSIFNSAVIPFKDGFAGVFRCDSKSLSMNIYVGFSHDGINWNINHTPIEFRGENEELLCKEYRYDPRVCFIEDRYYITWCNGYHGPTIGVGYTFDFKTFYQMENAFLPNNRNGVLFPRKIGKHYAMLSRPSDTGHTPFGDIFYSQSEDLEYWGHHRHVMSTVKGDKSAWQGTKIGPGPVPIETDEGWLLIYHGVLTTCNGYVYRMGCALLDLDEPWKVKMRSANYILAPYELYECVGDVPNVVFPCAALTDSGTGRIAIYYGCADTVTSLAFTTVDDLIDYMKENPL, encoded by the coding sequence TTGACAAAGATCGTTGGAGATATATTAGAAAATATTCCTTGGCAAGAAAGAGCTTCTAAAGATTCTATGCCTATATGGAGATATTCAAAAAATCCTATTATCAATAGAAATGAAATACCTAGTTCGAATAGTATTTTTAATAGTGCGGTAATTCCTTTTAAAGATGGTTTTGCAGGAGTATTCAGATGTGATTCAAAATCATTAAGTATGAATATCTATGTGGGATTTAGCCATGATGGAATTAACTGGAACATTAATCACACTCCAATTGAATTTAGGGGAGAAAATGAAGAATTACTTTGTAAAGAATATCGTTATGACCCGAGGGTTTGCTTTATTGAAGACCGTTATTATATCACATGGTGTAATGGATATCATGGACCTACAATTGGAGTAGGATATACGTTTGATTTCAAGACATTCTATCAAATGGAAAATGCTTTTTTACCCAATAACAGAAATGGAGTTTTGTTTCCACGTAAAATAGGTAAGCATTATGCAATGCTAAGTCGTCCAAGCGATACTGGACATACTCCTTTCGGTGATATCTTCTATAGTCAGAGCGAAGACCTGGAATATTGGGGACATCATCGTCATGTGATGAGTACGGTTAAAGGAGATAAATCAGCTTGGCAGGGAACGAAAATTGGTCCAGGTCCTGTACCCATTGAGACAGATGAAGGTTGGTTATTGATATACCATGGAGTATTAACTACATGTAATGGCTACGTATATAGGATGGGATGTGCCCTTCTTGATTTAGATGAACCATGGAAGGTTAAGATGCGTTCAGCTAATTACATATTAGCACCTTATGAATTATATGAATGTGTAGGTGATGTACCTAATGTAGTTTTTCCATGTGCCGCATTAACTGACAGCGGGACAGGAAGAATTGCTATCTATTACGGTTGTGCAGATACTGTTACTAGTCTAGCATTCACTACTGTGGATGACTTGATTGATTATATGAAAGAAAATCCTTTATAG